A window from Phalacrocorax aristotelis chromosome 5, bGulAri2.1, whole genome shotgun sequence encodes these proteins:
- the PARP14 gene encoding protein mono-ADP-ribosyltransferase PARP14 — protein sequence MKAKGSGERSWAAMAGQQPGAFPLLVRGDWGAAEPPPALRKKLLCYFQSQKRSGGGECELRAGTAAGQLLVCFAHPEVKQRVLERQSHKLNLGGKGELNLIVTEPETALDAKEEIFEEKLVPTKALDAVSNLQKRDDAEALQKAESFVPNSELQEETGSVEDVAEKSAETSPSVVFENIQGCSPKCLRMLLENISGLSVDDEFTVEVIPEINVAVATFIKSIDTEEFLKKCSQNKRVKKFKLTARLLELTQSIKAENLPASVSTDYLTVYFESARNGGGPVSDVQLFPEENSAVITFCDPKDLNGVLEKKHLLEQTPISVHPYYPSLGTALYGKERPTIKMPDPIGVPLDPYVWQFLQRQAKLMEDINKEMAICHCELKWPQMDCADPEVMLCPSSSLSQQKKPMIKLIKTWKQDASTEFSRTMSRYIAIKCKVNSLDWEEVKNRLVKDVALIITDISEEMVVIAGNRAAVDSAEKEVRECMEKAMQQSEREKQSIEISVPVMPGKYAVLHNSGLEENIHKEYPCLKTFYDDTKKTVQLCGLPTEVYKIKADLLEKVLNMPSTSVTIDSHVLYYLQHVDNKTMSETLFTRKKINAFYELEVDTVLLFGDASKDLLEAEKQIKTDLEYKCINVGDGEAIKKEQWRSLLASLRKKYNSSQESVVINESVGKDNEVIIAGFSKAVSEVYEKLYDFIDRNTCIEKVILAKSVVVVEFVEKEKSGVCLELRKKGVTVRFDTKTPCISLSGPRAEVPKAVTTFEKILSSLYSKNVPIDKPGAKEFFTEKKDLCVLEANQKFRCLIRLEEEEPQQQQQGEKVGEEKRKLHYKKVLPGGVVVAVYKGNLCHYPVDVVVNASNEELKHIGGLAEALLKAAGPELQKECDELVRKNGSLQPGCAVITGAGELPCKSVIHAVGPRWKKDEAEKCVYLLRKTVKKSLQLAETYNHRSIALPAISGGIFGFPLQMCANSIAWSIKETLEESMGDSSLKEVHLVDNVEETAQVLSETVEKVFTAKSSSPIPRTLCSENHKQRESQKEKRREDLQMAGDDLQMVTTNEGLRIRIEEKNIQEATTDVIVNSVGADLKFGVGPLCKALLQTAGPELQLEFDREKQRQVAGEGSVLCTSGCALRCKSVLHAILPVWGGGKGQTLETLEDIVYSCLEKTEELGLNSITFPAIGTGGFGFPKPVVSKLMFDVVFKFSSRCTRKTLQEVHFLLNPKDTGNIQAFTIELEHRVAESCNAAAPLSSFIRPVSTEVLGVHEMQIGSITLQVLSGDITKEDTEVIVNVSNPTFDATSGVFKAVMDAAGSKVEEECAQYAGQFQSGFITTQGGKLLCSKIIHLIHNNNVKSQVSKVLHECELMMYRSVAFPAIGTGQAGQNPAKVADNMLDAIVEFASKRSVQYLKKIKIVIFQTNMLRDFYKSMKKIEDPGSSTRDSWMSLFKSFFGGRKQPPEKKKPVALEKKVDLATFQICGESQKDVDATESWIKNLILKEQFENIISDDLIENFDERQIDTLADLQRRKQVTIQLENKLSPPHIKISGISRDVWFVSVEVQKMIQKIKEIEEERSKAELVYNLVEWRYPGSNDSFVAFDKLTNMQLEDAKIAKKTHLTVKINKNNYKVDLNTLQANDDQGRTINIQRVPKNEDRQPVELPPQWEDMQRQRVKLVNLQPSCPEYANVQKKFKKTCPNFVIEKIERIQNPFLWQTYQIKKSSFCTKNKNQNNEKLLFHGTAASSLNTINYNGFNRGFAGKNAAAIGKGTYFAVDASYSAQDTYSRPDMTGRRYMYLARVLTGEYCAGSGGLITPPPKHPADPTDLYDSVVDNVYNPTMFVIFNDIQAYPEYLITFRR from the exons ATGAAAGCGAAAGGCAGCGGGGAAAGGAGCTGGGCGGCCATGGCGGGGCAGCAGCCGGGCGCCTTCCCGCTGCTGGTGCGCGGCGACTGGGGCGCCGCCGAGCCGCCGCCCGCCCTGAGGAAGAAGCTGCTCTGCTACTTCCAGAGCCAGAAGCGCTCGGGCGGCGGCGAGTGCGAGCTGCGGGCCGGGACCGCGGCCGGGCAGCTCCTCGTCTGCTTCGCCCACCCCGAGG tgAAGCAACGAGTTCTTGAGAGGCAGTCTCATAAGCTGAActtgggaggaaaaggagaattgAATTTGATTGTCACAGAGCCTGAAACAGCACTAGATGCTAAAGAGGagatatttgaagaaaaattagttCCCACAAAG gCTCTGGATGCCGTGAGCAACCTTCAAAAAAGAG ATGATGCAGAAGccttgcagaaagcagagagtTTTGTTCCAAACAGTGAACTCCAGGAGGAAACTGGCTCTGTGGAGGACGTTGCAGAAAAGTCTGCGGAGACCTCACCTTCAGTGGTGTTTGAAAACATACAAGGATGCAGCCCAAAATGCTTACGTATGCTGTTGGAGAACATCAGCGGCCTGTCAGTAGATGATGAATTCACTGTGGAAGTGATACCTGAAATAAATGTTGCTGTAGCTACCTTTATAAAAAGTATTG ACACTGaagaatttcttaaaaaatgttCACAAAACAAGAGAGTTAAAAAATTCAAACTGACTGCCAGGCTTCTTGAATTGACCCAGAGCATCAAGGCTGAAAACCTACCGGCCAGCGTTTCCACAGACTACCTCACTGTTTACTTTGAGAGTGCACGGAACGGAGGGGGGCCTGTGTCAGACGTCCAGCTCTTCCCTGAGGAGAACTCGGCAGTCATTACTTTCTGTGATCCCAAAG ATCTAAATGGTGTCTTGGAAAAGAAGCATTTACTAGAACAGACGCCGATTTCTGTGCATCCGTATTACCCCTCCCTGGGAACAGCTCTCTATGGAAAGGAAAGACCAACTATCAAGATGCCAGACCCCATTGGGGTACCACTAGATCCGTATGTCTGGCAGTTTTTACAAAGGCAGGCTAAACTGATGGAAGACATAAACAAGGAAATGGCGATTTGCCATTGTGAGCTAAAATGGCCGCAGATGGACTGTGCAGACCCAGAAGTTATGTTGTGCCCATCATCATCTCTCTCTCAGCAGAAAAAGCCAATGATAAAGTTGATCAAGACATGGAAGCAAGATGCTTCTACTGAGTTCTCGCGTACCATGTCACGTTACATAGCTATAAAGTGTAAAGTAAATTCACTGGATTGGGAAGAAGTGAAAAACAGATTGGTGAAAGATGTTGCTTTGATCATAACTGATATTTCCGAGGAGATGGTGGTGATTGCAGGCAACAGAGCAGCAGTGGACAGTGCAGAGAAAGAAGTGAGGGAATGCATGGAAAAAGCCATGCAGcaaagtgaaagggaaaaacaaagcataGAAATTTCTGTGCCAGTGATGCCAGGGAAGTATGCTGTCCTGCACAATTCTGGGCTGGAAGAGAATATTCACAAAGAATATCCGTGCTTAAAGACCTTCTATGATGACACCAAAAAAACTGTTCAGTTGTGTGGATTACCTACGGAAGTATATAAAATCAAAGCTGACTTACTGGAAAAGGTATTGAACATGCCAAGTACGTCAGTTACCATTGATTCCCATGTTTTGTACTATCTACAGCATGTGGATAATAAAACAATGTCAGAGACATTattcactaggaaaaaaattaatgctttttatgAGCTTGAGGTTGATACTGTGTTGCTATTTGGAGATGCTTCCAAAGATCttttagaagcagaaaagcaaataaagacaGACTTAGAGTATAAGTGTATCAACGTGGGGGATGGTGAGGCCATTAAAAAGGAGCAGTGGAGGAGTCTTCTTGCCTCCTTGCGTAAGAAGTACAATTCTTCCCAGGAAAGTGTAGTCATTAATGAATCTGTTGGAAAAGACAATGAAGTGATTATTGCTGGCTTTTCTAAGGCTGTATCAGAAGTTTATGAGAAACTTTATGATTTTATAGATAGAAACACATGCATAGAAAAAGTAATCCTGGCTAAGTCAGTAGTGGTAGTGGAGTTTgtagagaaggaaaaatcaggTGTGTGTCTTGAACTGAGGAAGAAAGGTGTGACAGTACGTTTTGACACCAAGACGCCATGTATTTCCCTGAGCGGACCAAGAGCAGAAGTGCCAAAAGCAGTCACCACGTTTGAAAAAATTCTCTCATCCCTTTACTCAAAAAATGTGCCAATTGATAAACCAGGAGCCAAAGAGTTCTTCACTGAGAAGAAAGATTTATGTGTTCTTGAGGCAAACCAGAAATTTAGGTGTTTGATTAGGCTGGAAGAAGAAGaaccacagcagcaacagcagggtGAAAAAGTTggtgaagagaaaagaaagcttcaCTACAAGAAAGTGCTGCCAGGTGGAGTTGTAGTAGCAGTGTATAAAGGTAACTTGTGTCATTACCCTGTTGATGTTGTGGTAAATGCATCTAATGAAGAGTTAAAACACATTGGTGGCCTTGCTGAGGCACTGTTAAAAGCGGCTGGTCCAGAGCTGCAAAAGGAGTGCGACGAGCTGGTGAGGAAGAATGGGAGTTTGCAGCCTGGGTGCGCAGTTATCACGGGCGCTGGGGAACTTCCCTGCAAGAGCGTCATTCACGCTGTTGGGCCCAGGTGGAAGAAGGATGAAGCAGAAAAGTGTGTGTACTTGTTAAGAAAGACAGTGAAGAAAAGTCTGCAACTAGCTGAGACATACAATCATCGTTCCATAGCTCTGCCTGCCATAAGTGGAGGGATTTTTGGCTTCCCACTGCAGATGTGTGCAAATTCAATTGCATGGTCCATCAAGGAGACCTTAGAAGAATCCATGGGGGACAGCAGCTTGAAGGAGGTTCATCTTGTGGATAACGTGGAAGAAACAGCTCAGGTTTTGAGTGAGACAGTGGAAAAAGTGTTTACAGCTAAATCATCCTCCCCGATACCACGGACACTGTGCTCGGAAAACCATAAGCAGAGGGAAAGCcagaaggagaagagaagagaggatcTGCAGATGGCTGGGGATGATCTGCAGATGGTTACAACAAATGAAGGACTTCGCATCCGAATAGAGGAGAAGAATATTCAGGAAGCCACG ACGGATGTTATTGTCAACAGTGTTGGTGCAGATCTGAAGTTTGGCGTGGGGCCTCTTTGCAAAGCCTTGCTGCAAACGGCTGGACCAGAGCTCCAACTGGAGTttgacagagaaaaacaaagacaggtTGCTGGTGAAGGGAGTGTGCTCTGCACCAGTGGATGTGCTCTGCGCTGCAAGTCCGTGCTTCATGCCATACTTCCTGTGTGGGGTGGAGGAAAAGGACAGACCCTGGAG ACCCTAGAAGATATAGTCTATTCCTGCTTGGAGAAAACTGAAGAACTTGGACTGAATTCGATCACTTTCCCAGCTATTGGAACTGGAGGATTTGGATTTCCAAAACCCGTTGTTTCAAAGTTAATGTTTGATGTGGTATTCAAGTTCAGTAGTAGATGCACTCGGAAGACTCTCCAGgaagttcattttcttttgaatccAAAAGATACGGGTAATATTCAG gCTTTTACCATTGAACTGGAACATAGGGTAGCTGAAAGTTGCAATGCTGCAGCACCACTGTCAA GTTTCATTAGGCCTGTCTCAACTGAAGTACTGGGAGTTCATGAAATGCAGATTGGTTCCATTACGCTCCAAGTACTTAGTGGAGATATTACCAAGGAGGATACAGAGGTTATTGTGAACGTATCAAATCCAACATTTGATGCCACATCAG GTGTCTTCAAAGCAGTTATGGACGCTGCTGGTTCCAAGGTAGAAGAAGAATGTGCTCAATATG CTGGGCAGTTTCAAAGTGGCTTTATTACTACACAAGGTGGAAAGCTGTTATGCAGTAAAATCATCCACTTGATTCACAATAACAACGTGAAGAGTCAGGTCTCCAAAGTCCTTCACGAGTGTGAGCTAATGATGTACAGATCTGTCGCCTTCCCGGCAATTGGAACAG gtCAGGCAGGACAGAATCCGGCAAAGGTAGCTGATAACATGTTGGATGCTATAGTGGAATTTGCAAGCAAAAGATCAGtgcagtatttgaaaaaaattaaaatcgTCATTTTCCAGACAAATATGCTCAGAGATTTTTAcaaaagcatgaagaaaatagaagatCCAGGTTCATCCACAAGAGATTCATGGATGTCTCTGTTTAAAT CATTTTTTGGGGGCAGAAAACAACCCCCTGAGAAGAAAAAGCCCGTGGCTTTGGAGAAGAAAGTTGATTTAGCCACATTTCAAATTTGTGGAGAAAGCCAAAAAGATGTGGATGCAACAGAGTCCTGGATaaagaacttaattttaaaggaacagtttgaaaacattatttcagatGACCTAATTGAAAATTTTGATGAGAGGCAAATTGACACTCTGGCAGATctccagagaagaaagcaagttACCATTCAGcttgaaaataaactttctcCCCCTCACATTAAAATTTCTGGTATTAGCAGGGACGTCTGGTTTGTTTCTGTGGAAGTTCAAAAAATGATCCAAAAAATTAAGGAGATTGAAGAAGAACGATCCAAGGCAGAACTTGTTTATAACCTGGTAGAATGGAGGTATCCAGGAAGCAATGATAGCTTTGTTGCTTTTGATAAACTGACAAATATGCAGCTGGAGGATGCCAAAATAGCTAAAAAAACACATCTTACTGTCAAAATTAACAAGAACAACTACAAGGTGGATCTGAATACTCTACAGGCTAATGATGACCAAGGAAGAACTATAAACATTCAACGTGTGCCGAAGAACGAAG ATAGGCAGCCAGTAGAGCTCCCTCCGCAGTGGGAAGACATGCAGCGACAACGGGTCAAACTGGTGAATCTCCAGCCGTCATGTCCAGAATATGCAAATGTTCagaagaaatttaagaaaaccTGTCCCAACTTTGTCATAGAGAAG ATTGAAAGAATACAAAATCCCTTCCTCTGGCAGACATACCAAATCAAAAAAAGCTCTTTCtgtacaaagaataaaaatcagaataatgaGAAGTTGCTATTTCATGGGACAGCTGCATCCTCATTGAACACTATCAACTACAATGGATTTAATCGTGGGTTTGCTGGAAAGAATG ctgcagccatTGGAAAAGGAACCTATTTTGCCGTTGATGCAAGTTATTCTGCTCAGGATACCTACTCCAGACCAGATATGACCGGCAGAAGATACATGTACTTGGCTCGGGTCCTCACTGGGGAGTACTGTGCTGGGAGCGGAGGACTAATTACTCCACCACCAAAACACCCAGCAGATCCTACTGACCTGTACGACAGCGTGGTTGATAATGTATATAATCCAACAATGTTTGTCATATTTAATGACATTCAGGCATATCCTGAATACCTTATTACTTTCAGAAGGTAG